ATCCGGCCCGATGATGTGAAGGGGGCCCGGCCGCCTGCCCCCCGAGGGATGGGGCGCGACAATGTGGGCAGAGTTTTGACCCGCCCCCGAAAAGCCAGTCTCATGCCCCGGCGTTGAGCCTCAAACCCACATCCACCGGATGGACGCTGGCCTTCACCGTGCTGCTGGCGGTGGGGTTGTCCCTGGCGCCATTGCCGGAGAAGTACCGCCCCCTCCCCAGCCTTCGTCAGGAAGGTCCGCTCGGGCCCAAGCTGGCGGCGATCGCGCTGCCCGCGTCCCTGCGCGGCGTGAAGGCCCCGCGCCCTCCCTCGGACACGATGGTCCCGGACGCTCCGCCCGCCGCGGTCGCGGATGCGGACACGGCCGCCAACGACACGGATCCGCAGGCGGGCCCGCAGGTGGGGGAAGCCCCCGCCGTGCCCGGCATCGGCCTGGAGGAGCTGAGCGCCCCCACGCTGGCGACCGCGCGGGAGCTGGAGGCGCTGCGCGAGCGGATGGGCGCGAAGCACGTGGACATCGAGCTCAACTGCCGCAAGGCGCGCGCGGACGGGACGTGTGAAGAGGACGGCCTGGCGCCGTTCATGAAGGCGCTGGGAGATTTGCGCGCGGACACGCGGCGCACGCCGGTGCGGGTGGTGCATCTGGGCGATTCGCTGATCGCCTCCGACTACGTCACGGACGTGGTGCGCGACCGGCTCCAGGAGCGCTTTGGTTCGGGCGGTCCGGGCTTCCTCTACATCCACCGGCTGGCGAGCGCCGGCCGCGCCACGCGCGCGGGCACCGCGAGCACGGACGGATGGAAGATGGAGCGGCTGGTGGACACGCACTGGCCCAAGGACCGCGTGGGCTGGACGGGCGTGGCCTTCTCCACGAACGGCCCCGCGCAGTCCACGCGCTACTCCGTGGAGGGCGCGCGCGAGGCGGAGTTGTTCTTCCTGGCCCAGCCCGCGAACGGCTCCGTGCAGGTGGCGGTGGACGGAAAGAACACGCAGCGCATCCAGACGCGCGCGTTCGGTTCCAAGGCGGAAGCGGCCTTCGCCCGGCTCAAGCTTCCCGAGGGCGCCAAGACGCTGACGCTCACCGCGAGCGGCAAGACGGAGCTGCACGGCGTCTCCGTGGAGTCGGGCACGCCGGGCGTCGTCTACGACACGGTGGGCCTGCTGGGCGGCATGGCGGAGGTGTACCTGCGCGCGCAGCCCCAGGCGTTCCGCGCGCAGCTCAAGCACCGCAAGCCGTCGCTGGTGGTGTTGATGGTGGGCGGCAACGAGGCGTTCTTCCTCTCGCGCGACCGCACCACGCTGGACGAGGTCCGCTCGCAGATGAAGGAGCTGGTGTCGCGCGTGCGCACGGCGGTGCCGGACGCGGCGTGCCTCGTCATGTCGCCCATCGACGCGGGCGTGCGCACGCTGAGCGGCGAGGTGATCACCCGCCGGCACTCGGCGGAGGTGGCGGAGGTGTTCCGAGAGGAGGCGCGCGCGGGAGGCTGCGCCTTCTACGACACGCTGGCGGCGATGGGCGGCGAGGGCTCCGCGCTCAAGTGGCTGGAGTCCGGCCTGATGCTGGAGGACCTGGTGCACCCGCGCGTGCGCGGCTCCAACCTGCTGGGCCACCTGTTCGACCTGGCGTTGCAGCGGACCTTCGCGCGCACGCATCCGCCGCGCGTGCCGGGCACGGACAGGACCGGCCTGCGGGACGCGACCCCGGCGCTGCGCCGCACGTTCGAGTCCCTGGCCCGCCGGGAGTCCGGCGCGAAGCTGCGCGTGGGCATCGCGCAGCTGGGCGCGTCGCACACGGCGGCGCACTACTTCTCCGACAAGGTCCGCGACGCGCTGACGAAGCGCTTCGGTGACGCGGGCCGGGGCTTCATCGCTGCGGGCAAGCCGTCCTCCCGGCTGGAGGCGGCGCGCGTGACGCGCACACTGGACGGCGCGTGGACGGTGGAGGACGCGAAGAGCACGCCTGGAGGCGTCTCCGGAACCCTCTGGGGTCTCACCGGCATCCGCGCGGTGGGCGCGCCGGGCGCGAGCCTGGGCATCTCCTTCTGCGAAGGCTGCGCGGAGGACAAGAACCGCCAGGGCCGGCTGGACCTGTACGCGCTGGACGCGCCGGGGGCCGCGGCGCCTGAAATCACGGTGGATGGAGAAGAGATTCCGCCGGAAGCCCCGCCGCCGGAGCCACTGACGCAGCCGACGGTGCGCATCCGTTCGTTCCCGGTGACGGGCGTGGCGCACTCGGTCCAGGTGAAGGTGCCGGAGGGTGGCGGGAGCGCGACGGTGCTGGGCGCGTCGTTGGAGTACGACGTGCCGGGGCTGGTGTACGACGCGCTGGGGTTGCCCGGCGCCACGGCCTTCACGGCGCGGGACATGGATGCGCCGGCGATGGACGCGCAGCTGTCCGCGCGCCGTCCGGACCTGCTGGTGTTCTGGTACGGCACCAACGAGGCGGAGCTGCCGGGGCTGGACGCGGACGGGCTGCGCCAGGACTACGCGGCGTTGATTTCACGCATGCGTAAGGCGACGAACGCGGAGTGCCTGGTCATCGGGCCCACGGACCGGCTCCAGCAGGACGCGAACGGCCGGTGGGACGAGGCGCCGTCGCTGGCGAAGGTGTTGAACACGCTGCCGCAGGTGGCGAAGGACGCGGGCTGCGCGTACTGGTCCGCGCGCGCGGCGATGGGTGGTGAGCGTTCCATGCAGCGCTGGCAGCGCCAGCCGGAGCCGCTGGGCCACGCGGACGGGGTGCACCTGACGCCGCAGGGCTACGCGGTGCTGGCGAACGCGTTCGTGAAGGACCTGATGGCGGCGTACGAGTCCACGAAGAAGGGCGGCGAGCCGACGGCCTCCGCCGCGGGAGCGCCCTGAGCCGTGCTGTCCCACAGCCTCCAGTACGTCGTCTTCGTCATCGCGGTGTTCGCGCTCTACTGGGCGGTGCACCGGCATTACTGGCCGCGGATGCTGTTGCTGCTGGCGGCCAGCCTGCTGGTCTACGTGTCGTTCCTCGGGGTGCCGCTGATCGCGTTCGTGGGCGGGATGCCGCCGGGCGAGCTGGTCGTGAAGCTGGTGCCGCTGTTCATCTTCCTGGCCGGCGTGACGGTGGATCACCTGCTGGTGAAGGGGATGGGGGCCACGGAGCGGCCGGGGCTGCGCAAGGCGCTGGTGGTGCTGTCCATCGTCTCCAACCTGGGGCTGCTGGCGGGCTTCAAGTACCTGGAGCTGTTGCGCAGGACGGTGTCGTCGCTCTTGGGGCCCTGGGGCGTGGAGGTGCGGCCGGAGCCATTCCATCTCCTGTTGCCGGTGGGCCTGTCGTTCTTCGTGTTCCAGGCCATCAGCTACACGGTGGACGTGTACCGGGGGAAGGCGAGCTCCGAGCACTCGTTCGTGGAGCACCTGCTCTACATGCTGTTCTTCCCGCGCGTGTTGAGCGGGCCGATTGTCCGCGCGTCGGAGCTGATGGCGCACTTCCGGGAAGTGCCCACGCTGTCGTCGGATGATGGGAACAAGGCGCTGTTCCGCATTGCCGTAGGGCTGGTGAAGAAGCTGGTCATCGCGGACGTGCTGGGCAGCGGCATCGTGGATCCGGTGTTCGGCAGTCCGCACGCGTACTCGTCGGCGGAGTGCGCGGTGGCGGCGGTCGCGTACACGTTGGAGCTGTACTACGACTTCTCGGGGTACTCGGACATCGCGATTGGGGTGGCGTCGCTGTTCGGCTTCAAGTTCCCGGAGAACTTCGCGCGGCCGTATCTGGCGAAGAACCTGTTCGAGTTCTGGAACCGCTGGCACATGAGCCTGTCGTCATGGCTGCGGGACTACCTGTACATCCCGCTGGGCGGCAACCGGCGGTCGAAGCCGCGGGTGTGCTTCAACCTGATGATGGTGATGGTGCTGGGAGGCCTGTGGCACGGGGCGGACTGGCGCTTCGCGGTCTGGGGCGCGGTGCACGGCGTGGCGTTGTGCGGGGTGCGGTGCTGGTGGTGGTTCAAGGGCAAGCAGCAGGAGCCGGGCCCGGCGCGCGTGGCCATTGGGATGTTGGCCACGTTCACGCTGGTGGTGTTGACGCGCGTGGTGTT
This DNA window, taken from Corallococcus coralloides DSM 2259, encodes the following:
- a CDS encoding GDSL-type esterase/lipase family protein, whose protein sequence is MSLKPTSTGWTLAFTVLLAVGLSLAPLPEKYRPLPSLRQEGPLGPKLAAIALPASLRGVKAPRPPSDTMVPDAPPAAVADADTAANDTDPQAGPQVGEAPAVPGIGLEELSAPTLATARELEALRERMGAKHVDIELNCRKARADGTCEEDGLAPFMKALGDLRADTRRTPVRVVHLGDSLIASDYVTDVVRDRLQERFGSGGPGFLYIHRLASAGRATRAGTASTDGWKMERLVDTHWPKDRVGWTGVAFSTNGPAQSTRYSVEGAREAELFFLAQPANGSVQVAVDGKNTQRIQTRAFGSKAEAAFARLKLPEGAKTLTLTASGKTELHGVSVESGTPGVVYDTVGLLGGMAEVYLRAQPQAFRAQLKHRKPSLVVLMVGGNEAFFLSRDRTTLDEVRSQMKELVSRVRTAVPDAACLVMSPIDAGVRTLSGEVITRRHSAEVAEVFREEARAGGCAFYDTLAAMGGEGSALKWLESGLMLEDLVHPRVRGSNLLGHLFDLALQRTFARTHPPRVPGTDRTGLRDATPALRRTFESLARRESGAKLRVGIAQLGASHTAAHYFSDKVRDALTKRFGDAGRGFIAAGKPSSRLEAARVTRTLDGAWTVEDAKSTPGGVSGTLWGLTGIRAVGAPGASLGISFCEGCAEDKNRQGRLDLYALDAPGAAAPEITVDGEEIPPEAPPPEPLTQPTVRIRSFPVTGVAHSVQVKVPEGGGSATVLGASLEYDVPGLVYDALGLPGATAFTARDMDAPAMDAQLSARRPDLLVFWYGTNEAELPGLDADGLRQDYAALISRMRKATNAECLVIGPTDRLQQDANGRWDEAPSLAKVLNTLPQVAKDAGCAYWSARAAMGGERSMQRWQRQPEPLGHADGVHLTPQGYAVLANAFVKDLMAAYESTKKGGEPTASAAGAP
- a CDS encoding MBOAT family O-acyltransferase, which translates into the protein MLSHSLQYVVFVIAVFALYWAVHRHYWPRMLLLLAASLLVYVSFLGVPLIAFVGGMPPGELVVKLVPLFIFLAGVTVDHLLVKGMGATERPGLRKALVVLSIVSNLGLLAGFKYLELLRRTVSSLLGPWGVEVRPEPFHLLLPVGLSFFVFQAISYTVDVYRGKASSEHSFVEHLLYMLFFPRVLSGPIVRASELMAHFREVPTLSSDDGNKALFRIAVGLVKKLVIADVLGSGIVDPVFGSPHAYSSAECAVAAVAYTLELYYDFSGYSDIAIGVASLFGFKFPENFARPYLAKNLFEFWNRWHMSLSSWLRDYLYIPLGGNRRSKPRVCFNLMMVMVLGGLWHGADWRFAVWGAVHGVALCGVRCWWWFKGKQQEPGPARVAIGMLATFTLVVLTRVVFRAPDMAHAGEFYARMLAGIPGLANVGPLVWSMLAIAVLAHTLPMKLYDTAALVFLKMPAPARAVVLVLLGLGIRQLSTLETRPYVYLQF